In Hemicordylus capensis ecotype Gifberg chromosome 3, rHemCap1.1.pri, whole genome shotgun sequence, one DNA window encodes the following:
- the APBB1 gene encoding amyloid beta precursor protein binding family B member 1 isoform X1, with protein sequence MSGSLSKRSDLANDNSCCVGLSLALAPPAAGEGLPHKGRCGYSCSSELQRVVLVLPPPTEEPANTKWVKDGQNQLRQAAERGRDQNRNELGPPTKELSALLIPLPGEEEEEGEEEEEEEEEEEEEEEEEGDSTPVQSEPVTESEQSSERALPRGEQGRSASLLFGMRSGAASDEDSSWATLSQGSPAGSSPDEADSFWLCNSLETDSDLPAGWMRVQDTSGTYYWHIPTGTTQWEPPLGSGSSDSAGNTPSKEAQLTWMDFGHLEPSEDSDFWKEGPSEEATPEPQPDGGQPALLLGSRSSREEEEAETERLLQDSPPGAKCFLVRSLGWVEMSEEELSLGRSSLAVNNCIRQLAGRETDPGGSWAEGKAMLLLLENEVLQLLDPEERTVLHRQPIGSIRVWGVGRDSGRDFAYVAHDQLAQMLKCHVFRCHAPAKNIATGLHEICSKIMTERRNPPAPLNGLLLDQSKMVEIPFQVEFPAPKSESVQKFQVFYLGSVPVAKPVGMDVINTALEMALAAGSKEQWPPAQVSVAPATLTLTHQQTEAVLCECRVRFLSFMGIGKDVRSFAFIMAAAPSNFRCHMVWCEPNAAGLSEAVQAACMLRYQKCLDARPQTSSSCLPAPPADSVARRVGSTVRKGVQTLLGTFKPKRQGAQTP encoded by the exons ATGTCAGGCTCCCTGAGCAAGAGGAGCGACCTGGCCAATGACAACAGCTGCTGCGTGGGACTGAGCCTGGCCCTGGCGCCCCCTGCCGCCGGTGAGGGGCTGCCCCACAAGGGCCGCTGCGGCTACAGCTGTTCCTCGGAGTTGCAGAGGGTGGTCCTGGTCTTGCCGCCCCCCACCGAGGAGCCGGCCAACACCAAGTGGGTGAAGGATGGGCAGAACCAGCTGCGGCAGGCAGCGGAGCGGGGCCGGGACCAGAACCGCAACGAGCTGGGCCCCCCCACGAAGGAGCTGAGCGCCCTGCTCATCCCGCTgccaggcgaggaggaggaggagggggaagaggaagaggaggaggaagaagaggaggaggaggaggaggaagaagagggggaCTCCACGCCAGTCCAGAGCGAGCCTGTCACGGAGTCTGAGCAGAGCTCTGAGCGGGCACTGCCCCGTGGGGAGCAGGGCCGGAGTGCCAGCCTCCTCTTTGGGATGCGCAGCGGTGCCGCCAGCGACGAGGACTCCAGCTGGGCCACCCTCAGCCAAGGCAGCCCGGCTGGCAGCTCTCCAGACGAAGCAG ACTCCTTCTGGCTGTGCAACTCGCTGGAGACGGACTCGGACCTCCCCGCAGGATGGATGCGGGTGCAGGACACGTCGGGCACCTATTACTGGCACATCCCGACTGGCACCACCCAGTGGGAGCCCCCTttgggcagcggcagcagtgacTCCGCGGGGAACACTCCCTCCAAGGAGGCGCAG CTCACCTGGATGGATTTTGGGCACCTTGAACCGTCTGAGGACTCCGACTTCTGGAAG GAGGGCCCCTCGGAAGAGGCAACCCCTGAGCCCCAGCCAGACGGGGGCCAGCCTGCTCTGCTCTTGGGATCCCG ttcctccagggaggaagaggaggccgaGACCGAGCGGCTGCTCCAGGACAGCCCCCCAGGCGCCAAG TGCTTCTTGGTGCGCTCCCTGGGCTGGGTGGAGATGTCCGAGGAGGAGCTCAGCCTGGGCAGAAGCAGCCTGGCCGTCAACAACTGCATCCGGCAGCTGGCCGGCCGGGAGACCGACCCTGGTGGCTCCTGGGCCGAg GGCAAAGCCATGCTGCTGCTCTTGGAGAACGAggtgctgcagctgctggacCCGGAGGAGCGGACGGTGCTGCACAGGCAGCCCATTGGCAGCATCCGCGTCTGGGGCGTCGGCCGGGACAGCGGCAG ggatTTTGCTTACGTGGCACATGACCAGCTCGCCCAGATGCTGAAGTGCCACGTCTTCCGGTGCCACGCGCCAGCCAAGAATATTGCCACGGGCCTCCATGAGATCTGCTCCAAG ATCATGACTGAGCGGCGGAACCCACCGGCCCCACTGAATGGCCTGTTGCTGGatcagtccaagatggtggagatCCCCTTCCAAG TTGAGTTCCCGGCGCCCAAAAGCGAATCCGTGCAGAAGTTCCAGGTCTTCTATCTGGGCAGCGTTCCGGTCGCCAAACCTGTGG GCATGGACGTGATCAACACGGCCCTGGAGATGGCGCTGGCGGCCGGCAGCAAAGAGCAGTGGCCCCCCGCCCAGGTCAGCGTGGCCCCcgccaccctcaccctcacccatcAGCAG ACGGAGGCGGTGCTGTGTGAGTGCCGCGTGCGGTTTCTCTCCTTCATGGGCATCGGGAAGGACGTCCGCTCCTTCGCCTTCATCATGGCTGCCGCCCCCAGCAACTTCCGCTGCCACATGGTCTGGTGCGAGCCCAACGCTGCGGGGCTGAGCGAGGCCGTCCAGGCCGCCTGCATG CTGCGCTACCAGAAGTGCTTGGACGCGCGGCCCCAGACcagcagctcctgcctcccagcgCCCCCCGCAGACTCCGTGGCTCGCCGCGTGGGCTCCACTGTCCGGAAGGGGGTCCAGACGCTCCTGGGAACCTTCAAGCCCAAGCGCCAGGGGGCTCAGACGCCGTGA
- the APBB1 gene encoding amyloid beta precursor protein binding family B member 1 isoform X2: MHSKGHFLAPLLLDACPDSFWLCNSLETDSDLPAGWMRVQDTSGTYYWHIPTGTTQWEPPLGSGSSDSAGNTPSKEAQLTWMDFGHLEPSEDSDFWKEGPSEEATPEPQPDGGQPALLLGSRSSREEEEAETERLLQDSPPGAKCFLVRSLGWVEMSEEELSLGRSSLAVNNCIRQLAGRETDPGGSWAEGKAMLLLLENEVLQLLDPEERTVLHRQPIGSIRVWGVGRDSGRDFAYVAHDQLAQMLKCHVFRCHAPAKNIATGLHEICSKIMTERRNPPAPLNGLLLDQSKMVEIPFQVEFPAPKSESVQKFQVFYLGSVPVAKPVGMDVINTALEMALAAGSKEQWPPAQVSVAPATLTLTHQQTEAVLCECRVRFLSFMGIGKDVRSFAFIMAAAPSNFRCHMVWCEPNAAGLSEAVQAACMLRYQKCLDARPQTSSSCLPAPPADSVARRVGSTVRKGVQTLLGTFKPKRQGAQTP, encoded by the exons ATGCACAGCAAGGGCCACTTCTTGGCCCCCCTCCTGCTGGACGCCTGCCCAG ACTCCTTCTGGCTGTGCAACTCGCTGGAGACGGACTCGGACCTCCCCGCAGGATGGATGCGGGTGCAGGACACGTCGGGCACCTATTACTGGCACATCCCGACTGGCACCACCCAGTGGGAGCCCCCTttgggcagcggcagcagtgacTCCGCGGGGAACACTCCCTCCAAGGAGGCGCAG CTCACCTGGATGGATTTTGGGCACCTTGAACCGTCTGAGGACTCCGACTTCTGGAAG GAGGGCCCCTCGGAAGAGGCAACCCCTGAGCCCCAGCCAGACGGGGGCCAGCCTGCTCTGCTCTTGGGATCCCG ttcctccagggaggaagaggaggccgaGACCGAGCGGCTGCTCCAGGACAGCCCCCCAGGCGCCAAG TGCTTCTTGGTGCGCTCCCTGGGCTGGGTGGAGATGTCCGAGGAGGAGCTCAGCCTGGGCAGAAGCAGCCTGGCCGTCAACAACTGCATCCGGCAGCTGGCCGGCCGGGAGACCGACCCTGGTGGCTCCTGGGCCGAg GGCAAAGCCATGCTGCTGCTCTTGGAGAACGAggtgctgcagctgctggacCCGGAGGAGCGGACGGTGCTGCACAGGCAGCCCATTGGCAGCATCCGCGTCTGGGGCGTCGGCCGGGACAGCGGCAG ggatTTTGCTTACGTGGCACATGACCAGCTCGCCCAGATGCTGAAGTGCCACGTCTTCCGGTGCCACGCGCCAGCCAAGAATATTGCCACGGGCCTCCATGAGATCTGCTCCAAG ATCATGACTGAGCGGCGGAACCCACCGGCCCCACTGAATGGCCTGTTGCTGGatcagtccaagatggtggagatCCCCTTCCAAG TTGAGTTCCCGGCGCCCAAAAGCGAATCCGTGCAGAAGTTCCAGGTCTTCTATCTGGGCAGCGTTCCGGTCGCCAAACCTGTGG GCATGGACGTGATCAACACGGCCCTGGAGATGGCGCTGGCGGCCGGCAGCAAAGAGCAGTGGCCCCCCGCCCAGGTCAGCGTGGCCCCcgccaccctcaccctcacccatcAGCAG ACGGAGGCGGTGCTGTGTGAGTGCCGCGTGCGGTTTCTCTCCTTCATGGGCATCGGGAAGGACGTCCGCTCCTTCGCCTTCATCATGGCTGCCGCCCCCAGCAACTTCCGCTGCCACATGGTCTGGTGCGAGCCCAACGCTGCGGGGCTGAGCGAGGCCGTCCAGGCCGCCTGCATG CTGCGCTACCAGAAGTGCTTGGACGCGCGGCCCCAGACcagcagctcctgcctcccagcgCCCCCCGCAGACTCCGTGGCTCGCCGCGTGGGCTCCACTGTCCGGAAGGGGGTCCAGACGCTCCTGGGAACCTTCAAGCCCAAGCGCCAGGGGGCTCAGACGCCGTGA
- the SMPD1 gene encoding sphingomyelin phosphodiesterase — translation MGLSKGGRRRRLLPPRLALAGGLPLLLALAAAVPWREPGLAAGSPEAALSGAGARFGWRNLSCPACKALFVAIDVSIQVGASVDRIQQLAVSVCSSLHLAPAEVCQEIIRLFEHDVLTAWTRSILRPAEICGLLVGSPCGHWDIYADWNVSLPATPKPPVRPPGPPPPGAPTARVLFLTDLHWDQDYRPGSDPACKDPLCCRGGRARGPGAGYWGTYGKCDVPLHTLESLLQHLAASGPYDMAYWTGDIPAHNVWQQTRADQLHALSTITGLIQKYLGPLPVYPAVGNHESVPVNAFPPPYVPGNQSSAWLYSAMAQAWHRWLPPAALETLRLGGFYTLRVLPGLRLVSLNMNFCSETNFWLLINSTDPAGQLQWLVSVLQKAEESGEKVHIIGHIPPSHCMRAWGWNYYRVINRFEGTVAGQFFGHTHLDEFEMFYDEETLTRPVGVAFVAPSVTTFVNLNPGYRVYHLDGVRPGSSYLVLDHETFILNLTEANRPAAVPRWERLYGARETYGFPTAFPADWDGLLRRFQGDERLFQRFWFLLYKGSPPRQPCLQACKALLLCALRTGRAGDPKLCQALPAWARLPFSEVQAWRRRRQLC, via the exons ATGGGGCTCAGCAagggcggccgccgccgccgcctcctccctccccgcctAGCCCTGGCCGgggggctgccgctgctgctggcgCTGGCCGCCGCCGTGCCGTGGAGAGAGCCGGGCCTCGCCGCCGGCAGCCCGGAGGCGGCGCTGTCGGGGGCCGGGGCGCGCTTCGGCTGGAGGAACCTCAGCTGCCCGGCCTGCAAGGCCCTCTTCGTCGCCATCGACGTCAGCATCCAG GTGGGGGCCAGCGTGGACCGGATCCAGCAGCTGGCCGTGAGCGTGTGCTCCAGCCTGCACTTGGCCCCCGCAGAGGTCTGCCAGGAGATCATCCGCCTCTTTGAGCACGACGTGCTGACCGCCTGGACCCGCTCCATCCTGCGGCCGGCAGAGATCTGCGGGCTCCTGGTGGGCTCGCCCTGCGGCCACTGGGACATCTACGCCGACTGGAACGTCTCGCTGCCGGCTACGCCCAAGCCCCCGGTGCGGCCCCCGGGGCCCCCGCCGCCCGGCGCGCCCACCGCCCGGGTCCTCTTCCTCACCGACCTGCACTGGGACCAGGACTACCGGCCGGGCAGCGACCCCGCCTGCAAGGACCCCCTGTGCTGCCGGGGGGGGCGGGCCCGGGGGCCGGGGGCCGGCTACTGGGGCACCTACGGCAAGTGTGACGTGCCCCTCCACACCCTGGAGAGCCTCCTGCAGCACCTGGCGGCCAGCGGGCCCTACGACATGGCCTACTGGACGGGCGACATCCCGGCCCACAACGTCTGGCAGCAGACGCGGGCGGACCAGCTGCACGCCCTCAGCACCATCACCGGCCTCATCCAGAAGTACTTGGGGCCTCTGCCGGTCTACCCTGCCGTGGGCAACCACGAGTCCGTGCCCGTGAACGCCTTCCCCCCGCCCTACGTCCCTGGGAACCAGTCCTCGGCCTGGCTCTACAGCGCCATGGCCCAAGCGTGGCACCGGTGGCTGCCCCCTGCCGCCCTGGAGACCCTGAG GCTGGGCGGCTTCTACACTCTCCGGGTCCTGCCGGGCCTCCGCCTCGTCTCCCTGAACATGAACTTCTGCTCCGAGACCAACTTCTGGCTCCTCATCAACTCCACAGACCCGGCTGGGCAGCTGCAGTGGTTGGTCAGCGTCTTGCAGAAGGCCGAGGAGAGCGGCGAGAAG GTCCACATCATCGGCCacatccccccctcccactgcatgcGCGCCTGGGGCTGGAACTACTACCGCGTCATCAACAG GTTCGAGGGCACGGTGGCCGGCCAGTTCTTTGGCCACACCCACCTGGATGAGTTTGAGATGTTCTATGACGAGGAGACCCTGACCCGCCCCGTGGGCGTCGCCTTCGTGGCCCCCAGCGTCACCACCTTTGTCAACCTCAACCCAG ggTACCGCGTCTACCACCTGGACGGCGTCCGCCCCGGCAGCTCCTACCTGGTGCTGGACCACGAGACGTTCATCCTGAACCTGACGGAGGCCAACAGGCCGGCCGCAGTGCCCCGCTGGGAGCGCCTCTATGGGGCCCGGGAGACCTACGGCTTCCCCACGGCCTTCCCCGCCGACTGGGACGGGCTGCTGCGGCGCTTCCAGGGGGACGAGCGCCTCTTCCAGCGCTTCTGGTTCCTGCTGTACAAGGGCAGCCCGCCCCGCCAGCCCTGCCTCCAGGCCTGCAAggcgctgctgctgtgtgccctCCGCACGGGCCGCGCGGGCGACCCCAAGCTCTGCCAGGCCCTGCCGGCCTGGGCCCGGCTGCCCTTCTCGGAGGTCCAGGCCTGGCGGCGCCGGCGTCAGCTCTGCTGA